One part of the Melospiza melodia melodia isolate bMelMel2 chromosome 3, bMelMel2.pri, whole genome shotgun sequence genome encodes these proteins:
- the GLO1 gene encoding lactoylglutathione lyase: protein MAAPAEPSGLTDEAAYAACSEPDASTKDFIFQQTMLRVKDPKKSLDFYTRILGMTLLQKFDFPTMKFSLYFLGYEDKNDIPKDKAERTPWTFSRKATLELTHNWGTENDDNQSYHNGNSDPRGFGHIGIAVPDVYKACKRFEELGVKFVKKPDDGKMKGLAFVQDPDGYWIEILNPNHMVTLT, encoded by the exons ATGGCGGCCCCCGCGGAACCCAGCGGGCTCACGGACGAGGCAGCCTACGCTGCCTGCTCGGAGCCAGATGCCAGCACCAAG gattTTATATTTCAGCAGACAATGTTAAGAGTAAAGGATCCGAAGAAATCATTGGATTTTTATACAAGGATACTTGGAATGAC ACTGCTTCAAAAATTTGACTTTCCTACTATGAAGTTCTCACTCTATTTCCTGGGGTATGAAGATAAAAACGATATCCCAAAAGATAAAGCTGAGAGAACACCCTGGACCTTCTCTAGAAAAGCTACACTTGAACTGACACA CAACTGGGGCACTGAAAACGATGACAATCAGTCTTACCACAATGGCAACTCAGATCCCCGTGGATTTG GACACATTGGAATTGCTGTTCCTGATGTCTATAAAGCTTGTAAGAGGTTTGAAGAACTAGGAGTGAAATTTGTGAAGAAACCAGATGATG GTAAAATGAAAGGACTTGCATTTGTTCAGGATCCTGATGGCTACTGGATTGAAATTTTGAATCCTAACCACATGGTGACTCTCACTTAG